A section of the Streptomyces sp. NBC_00102 genome encodes:
- a CDS encoding aldo/keto reductase produces MGIAPFLSGPLGFGTAPLGNMFRAIPDAEAAATVQAAWDHGIRYFDTAPFYGAGLAELRLGEVLAAQPRDAYVLSTKVGRVILDEVEDPAARELGEKGGLFEHGRPNKIVNDYSADATMRSIEDSLTRLKTDRLDIVWVHDIAQDFYGDEWLAQYESARTGAFRTLDKLRAEGVIKAWGVGVNKVEPLELTLDLDEPKPDAFLLAGRYTLLDHDRALQRLLPAAAEQHVDIVVGGPYSSGILAGGTHFEYQQAPAEIIAKVERIKALARRHGVGIKAAALQFSLAHPATAAAIPGATRPSRIAEDVSALGERIPAAFWAELREERLIASDAPVPTV; encoded by the coding sequence ATGGGCATCGCCCCCTTCCTCTCCGGTCCGCTCGGCTTCGGGACCGCCCCGCTCGGCAACATGTTCCGCGCCATCCCCGACGCCGAGGCCGCCGCCACCGTCCAGGCCGCCTGGGACCACGGCATCCGCTACTTCGACACCGCCCCCTTCTACGGCGCAGGCCTCGCCGAGCTCCGCCTGGGCGAGGTGCTCGCCGCCCAGCCGCGCGACGCGTACGTCCTCAGCACCAAGGTCGGCCGGGTGATCCTGGACGAGGTCGAGGACCCCGCCGCCCGCGAGCTCGGCGAGAAGGGCGGGCTCTTCGAGCACGGCCGTCCCAACAAGATCGTCAACGACTACTCGGCCGATGCCACGATGCGCTCCATCGAGGACAGCCTGACCCGGCTGAAGACCGACCGGCTCGACATCGTCTGGGTGCACGACATCGCCCAGGACTTCTACGGCGACGAGTGGCTCGCCCAGTACGAGAGCGCCCGTACGGGTGCCTTCCGCACCCTGGACAAGCTGCGCGCCGAGGGCGTGATCAAGGCCTGGGGCGTGGGCGTGAACAAGGTCGAGCCGCTGGAGCTCACCCTCGACCTGGACGAGCCGAAGCCCGACGCCTTCCTGCTGGCCGGCCGCTACACCCTCCTCGACCACGACCGCGCCCTGCAGCGCCTGCTGCCCGCCGCCGCCGAACAGCACGTCGACATCGTCGTCGGCGGACCCTACAGCTCGGGCATCCTCGCCGGCGGCACCCACTTCGAGTACCAGCAGGCACCGGCGGAGATCATCGCCAAGGTGGAGCGGATCAAGGCGCTCGCCCGGCGTCACGGGGTCGGCATCAAGGCCGCAGCCCTGCAGTTCTCCCTCGCCCACCCGGCCACCGCGGCAGCCATACCCGGCGCCACCCGGCCCAGCCGCATCGCCGAGGACGTCTCCGCGCTCGGCGAGCGGATCCCGGCCGCATTCTGGGCGGAGCTGCGCGAGGAGCGACTGATCGCCTCCGACGCGCCCGTGCCCACCGTCTGA
- a CDS encoding SRPBCC family protein yields the protein MATTTASVRVPVPPDRVWQLIGGFDTLPDWLPYIPTSELGEGGRVRTLTNEDGGVIVERLEAFDDKARTYSYSILRAPFPVTGYLSTLTVHPEPGTDSARVEWSGTFTPEGVDDAQAVALFHGIYTDGLAALAATLAA from the coding sequence ATGGCCACGACCACCGCGTCGGTCCGCGTCCCCGTCCCGCCCGACCGTGTCTGGCAGCTCATCGGCGGATTCGACACCCTGCCCGACTGGCTGCCCTACATCCCGACGAGCGAACTCGGCGAGGGCGGCCGGGTGCGCACCCTCACCAACGAGGACGGCGGCGTGATCGTCGAGCGCCTCGAAGCCTTCGACGACAAGGCCCGTACCTACAGCTACTCGATCCTCCGCGCGCCGTTCCCCGTGACCGGCTACCTCTCCACCCTCACCGTGCACCCGGAACCTGGCACGGACTCGGCCCGGGTGGAGTGGAGCGGCACCTTCACCCCCGAGGGGGTCGACGACGCCCAGGCGGTCGCCCTCTTCCACGGCATCTACACCGACGGACTCGCCGCGCTCGCGGCGACGCTGGCGGCCTGA
- a CDS encoding methionyl-tRNA formyltransferase, with amino-acid sequence MRVVMFGYQTWGHRTLQALLDSEHDVVLVVTHPKSEHAYEKIWSDSVADLAEANGVPVLIRNRPDDEELFQRLEAAEPDIIVANNWRTWIPPRIFALPRHGTLNIHDSLLPKYAGFSPLIWALINGESEVGVTAHMMNDELDAGDIVRQEAVAVGPTDTATDLFHKTVDLIAPVTTGALALIASGRTEFTRQDRSQASFFHKRSDEDIRIDWTWPAEDLERLVRAQSDPYPSAFTFHRGKRLEVLAAVVSEARYGGTPGRVFYREGEGVVIVAGADARTGRNHGLAITRVRTEDGRELPATEYFTSMGGYLTDRP; translated from the coding sequence ATGCGGGTCGTCATGTTCGGTTACCAGACCTGGGGTCATCGCACCCTGCAAGCTCTTCTGGACTCCGAGCACGACGTGGTGCTGGTCGTGACACACCCCAAGAGCGAGCACGCGTACGAGAAGATCTGGAGCGACTCCGTCGCCGACCTCGCCGAGGCGAACGGCGTTCCCGTGCTGATCCGCAACCGCCCCGACGACGAGGAGCTGTTCCAGCGTCTCGAAGCGGCGGAGCCGGACATCATCGTGGCCAACAACTGGCGTACGTGGATTCCCCCGCGCATCTTCGCGCTCCCGCGCCACGGCACGCTGAACATCCACGATTCGCTGCTGCCGAAGTACGCGGGCTTCTCCCCGCTGATCTGGGCGCTGATCAACGGCGAATCCGAAGTGGGCGTCACCGCGCACATGATGAACGACGAGCTCGACGCGGGTGACATCGTCCGGCAGGAGGCGGTCGCCGTCGGCCCGACGGACACCGCCACCGACCTCTTCCACAAGACGGTCGACCTGATCGCCCCGGTCACCACCGGCGCGCTGGCCCTCATCGCCTCAGGGCGGACGGAGTTCACCCGGCAGGACCGCTCGCAGGCGAGCTTCTTCCACAAGCGGTCCGACGAGGACATCCGGATCGACTGGACCTGGCCCGCCGAGGACCTCGAACGCCTCGTGCGCGCCCAGTCCGACCCCTACCCCAGCGCCTTCACCTTCCACCGCGGCAAGCGGCTCGAAGTCCTCGCCGCCGTCGTCTCCGAGGCGCGTTACGGCGGCACGCCGGGCCGCGTCTTCTACCGGGAGGGCGAGGGGGTAGTGATCGTCGCCGGAGCCGACGCGCGCACCGGACGCAACCACGGCCTGGCCATCACGCGGGTACGTACCGAGGACGGCCGGGAGCTGCCCGCGACGGAGTACTTCACCTCCATGGGCGGGTACCTCACCGACCGTCCTTGA
- a CDS encoding lysine N(6)-hydroxylase/L-ornithine N(5)-oxygenase family protein, translating into MSPVLPADAPQVHDLIGIGFGPSNVAMAIAISEHNAGAGERRPVSARFFEQQPRFGWHRGMLIDDATMQVSFLKDLVTLRNPTSEFSFLCYLKSKGRLIDFINHKNLFPLRVEFHDYFEWAAAQVQDVVSYGHEVVSVRPTVRDGIVEHLDVTVRSAEGLSVHRARNLVIGTGLRPLLPEGVQRGDRVWHNSDLLAKVGELEGTSPSRFVVVGAGQSAAENVAYLHRVFPEAEICAVFSRYGYSPADDSAFANQIFNPGAVDEYFAAPDEIKQRLMGYHGNTNYSVVDIDLIDDLYRQSYQEKVLGTERLRFLNVSRLVGVEETPEKARATVTSLVTGEETALDADVVVLATGYSPVDPLGLLGEAADLCRTDEHGRVRVERDYRIETDPALRCGIYLQGGTEHTHGITSSLLSNTAIRVGEILDSLLDRRIKADSDEAGATVEEAVGASR; encoded by the coding sequence ATGTCACCGGTTCTTCCTGCCGACGCCCCGCAGGTCCACGACCTCATCGGTATCGGTTTCGGACCGTCCAACGTGGCCATGGCCATCGCGATCAGCGAGCACAACGCCGGTGCCGGCGAACGCCGGCCGGTCAGTGCCCGCTTCTTCGAGCAGCAGCCCCGCTTCGGCTGGCACCGCGGCATGCTGATCGACGACGCGACCATGCAGGTGTCCTTCCTCAAGGACCTGGTGACCCTCCGGAACCCCACCAGCGAGTTCAGCTTCCTCTGCTACCTCAAGAGCAAGGGGCGGCTGATCGACTTCATCAACCACAAGAACCTCTTCCCGCTGCGGGTGGAGTTCCACGACTACTTCGAGTGGGCCGCCGCCCAGGTCCAGGACGTGGTCTCCTACGGCCACGAGGTCGTCTCCGTCAGGCCCACCGTGCGGGACGGAATCGTCGAACACCTGGACGTGACCGTCCGCTCGGCGGAGGGACTCTCCGTCCATCGCGCCCGCAACCTCGTCATCGGCACCGGGCTGCGCCCCCTCCTGCCCGAGGGTGTCCAGCGCGGCGACCGGGTGTGGCACAACTCCGACCTTCTCGCCAAGGTCGGAGAACTGGAGGGGACTTCACCCTCCCGGTTCGTCGTCGTGGGCGCCGGACAGAGCGCCGCCGAGAACGTCGCCTACCTGCACCGCGTCTTCCCCGAGGCCGAGATCTGCGCGGTCTTCTCCCGGTACGGATACAGCCCCGCGGACGACAGCGCCTTCGCCAACCAGATCTTCAATCCCGGCGCCGTCGACGAGTACTTCGCCGCGCCCGACGAGATCAAGCAGCGGCTGATGGGGTACCACGGAAACACCAACTACTCCGTGGTCGACATCGACCTCATCGACGACCTCTACCGGCAGAGCTACCAGGAGAAGGTGCTCGGAACCGAGCGGCTGCGCTTCCTCAACGTGTCCCGGCTCGTGGGCGTCGAGGAGACACCGGAGAAGGCCCGCGCCACCGTGACGTCCCTGGTCACGGGCGAGGAGACCGCCCTGGACGCCGACGTCGTCGTGCTCGCCACCGGCTACAGCCCCGTCGACCCCCTCGGCCTGCTCGGAGAGGCGGCGGACCTCTGCCGCACCGACGAGCACGGCCGCGTCCGCGTCGAGCGCGACTACCGCATCGAGACCGACCCCGCACTGCGGTGCGGCATCTACCTGCAGGGCGGTACGGAACACACCCACGGCATCACCTCGTCGCTGCTCTCCAACACCGCGATCCGGGTCGGCGAGATCCTGGACTCGCTGCTCGACCGGCGGATCAAGGCCGACTCGGACGAGGCCGGGGCGACCGTCGAGGAAGCCGTCGGCGCGTCCCGCTGA
- a CDS encoding iron ABC transporter permease, giving the protein MTTTTVELPAPGGATKARRRRVVGLGVLALIVVLAAVASLAVGARALSPAEVWHGLFAEPDPDRRLTEIRLIVRTVRVPRTVLAIVAGIALGVGGSLIQGYTRNPIADTGLLGVNSGASFAVVAAIGLLGFTDPFGYVWFGFLGAAVAGVVVFGLSSVGRGAGNPLTLALAGQGVTVFLAAMTTAVALSDQKSLNALRFWNAGSVAGVGFDTIWPLTGFMAVGLGLALTTLPALNLLNLGEDVARGLGVNIAFSRTVGILAITLLAGAATAACGPIAFLGLMVAHVARYLTGPDYRWLVPYAGLLGAVVLLLCDIVGRLVVRPGELAAGVVVALLGAPFFAVLVWRGKFKNT; this is encoded by the coding sequence ATGACCACGACTACGGTGGAGCTCCCCGCGCCCGGAGGAGCAACGAAAGCTCGTCGAAGACGAGTTGTGGGCCTCGGCGTGCTCGCGCTGATCGTCGTGCTGGCGGCGGTCGCGTCGCTGGCGGTCGGCGCCCGCGCGCTGAGCCCCGCCGAGGTCTGGCACGGCCTGTTCGCCGAGCCGGACCCCGACCGGCGGCTCACCGAGATCAGGCTCATCGTGCGCACGGTCCGGGTGCCCCGCACCGTGCTCGCCATCGTGGCGGGCATAGCCCTGGGCGTCGGCGGATCGCTGATCCAGGGATACACGCGCAACCCGATCGCGGACACCGGACTGCTGGGCGTGAACTCCGGTGCCTCCTTCGCCGTGGTGGCCGCCATCGGACTGCTCGGCTTCACCGATCCGTTCGGTTACGTCTGGTTCGGCTTCCTCGGGGCAGCCGTCGCCGGAGTCGTCGTGTTCGGCCTGTCCAGCGTGGGCCGGGGAGCGGGCAACCCACTGACCCTCGCCCTGGCCGGCCAGGGCGTCACGGTGTTCCTCGCCGCGATGACCACGGCCGTCGCCCTCTCCGACCAGAAGTCGCTGAACGCGCTGCGATTCTGGAACGCGGGGTCCGTCGCCGGGGTCGGGTTCGACACCATCTGGCCGCTGACCGGCTTCATGGCGGTCGGCCTGGGCCTCGCGCTGACCACCCTGCCCGCCCTCAACCTGCTCAACCTGGGCGAGGACGTGGCACGCGGACTGGGCGTGAACATCGCCTTCAGCCGGACCGTCGGCATCCTCGCCATCACCCTGCTCGCCGGCGCGGCCACCGCCGCGTGCGGCCCCATCGCTTTCCTCGGACTCATGGTGGCCCACGTCGCCCGCTACCTCACCGGTCCTGACTACCGCTGGCTGGTGCCGTACGCGGGCCTCCTCGGCGCCGTCGTCCTGCTGCTCTGCGACATCGTCGGACGCCTCGTGGTGCGCCCCGGGGAACTGGCCGCGGGAGTGGTCGTCGCCCTGCTCGGCGCGCCGTTCTTCGCGGTCCTGGTCTGGCGCGGAAAGTTCAAGAACACGTGA
- a CDS encoding iron chelate uptake ABC transporter family permease subunit, with protein MNGTGAKPSPSPVPGVRIGRVSFVWRPWTVTVTLVLAVAVFFVFCLSIAVGDFPIALPRVIATVFGGGERVDEFVIMDLRMPRALAGLVVGIALGVSGAVTQSVARNPLASPDVLGITGGAGTVAVFLVTVSGGAATAVVSSVGLSAAALAGGLATGLLVYFLAWRRGIDGFRLILIGISVSAVTEALTTWLLVTADIRDVARAQAWLVGSLDNRSWDEVRVALWCTLVLLAVVATAAFQFKPMHLGDDVAAGLGVRYTRVRALLLLCAVLLAAAAVSAAGPVPFVALVAPQVAMRLAKCPTPPMVASGLVGALLLTGSDLVARTTLPMALPVGVVTAAIGGPFLVYLLVRANLAGRQTG; from the coding sequence GTGAACGGGACCGGAGCGAAGCCGTCGCCCTCCCCGGTGCCCGGTGTGCGGATCGGCCGGGTGTCGTTCGTCTGGCGGCCCTGGACCGTCACGGTCACGCTCGTGCTGGCCGTCGCCGTCTTCTTCGTCTTCTGCCTCTCCATCGCGGTCGGGGACTTCCCCATCGCACTGCCCCGGGTGATCGCCACGGTCTTCGGCGGCGGCGAGCGGGTGGACGAGTTCGTCATCATGGACCTGCGGATGCCCAGGGCCCTGGCCGGGCTGGTGGTGGGCATCGCGCTCGGAGTCTCCGGGGCCGTCACCCAGTCCGTCGCCCGCAACCCGCTCGCCAGCCCCGACGTGCTGGGGATCACCGGAGGCGCCGGCACGGTCGCGGTGTTCCTGGTGACGGTCTCCGGCGGGGCCGCCACTGCGGTCGTCAGCTCGGTCGGCCTCTCCGCCGCCGCGCTCGCGGGCGGCCTCGCCACCGGACTGCTCGTCTACTTCCTGGCCTGGCGCCGGGGGATCGACGGATTCCGGCTCATCCTCATCGGCATCTCGGTGAGCGCCGTGACCGAGGCACTGACCACCTGGCTGCTCGTCACGGCCGACATCAGGGACGTGGCCCGCGCCCAGGCATGGCTGGTCGGCTCGCTCGACAACCGGTCCTGGGACGAGGTACGGGTGGCGCTCTGGTGCACCCTCGTGCTCCTGGCGGTGGTGGCCACCGCCGCCTTCCAGTTCAAGCCGATGCACCTCGGCGACGACGTGGCCGCCGGGCTGGGCGTCCGGTACACACGGGTGCGGGCGCTGCTACTGCTCTGCGCGGTGCTGCTGGCCGCCGCGGCGGTGAGCGCGGCCGGCCCGGTCCCCTTCGTGGCACTGGTCGCGCCACAGGTGGCGATGCGTCTGGCCAAGTGCCCGACACCGCCGATGGTGGCGTCCGGGCTGGTGGGGGCGCTGCTGCTGACCGGCTCCGACCTGGTCGCGCGTACGACCCTGCCCATGGCGCTGCCCGTCGGGGTGGTCACCGCCGCGATCGGCGGACCGTTCCTGGTGTACCTGCTGGTGCGGGCGAATCTGGCCGGACGGCAGACGGGCTGA
- a CDS encoding ABC transporter ATP-binding protein encodes MTTTDDGGEMTTHRTTGNATGTEGGTGAEAAGPGKVPAPTAPERARLAARGVTVGYGGRVVIDDLDVSIPSGVVTTIIGPNGCGKSTLLRTLTRLLRPTSGTVVLDGEDIARLRTRDVAKKLGLLPQAPVAPEGLTVADLVARGRHPHQSWLRQWSSDDAAVVARALALTGVSELADRPVDSLSGGQRQRVWISMTLAQGTDLLLLDEPTTYLDLAHAIDVLDLVDDLHESGRTVVMVLHDLNLATRYSDNLIVMRDGAILAQGHPREVITTGLLREAFGLRAEVIEDPVGDRPLIVPIGRTHVRSN; translated from the coding sequence ATGACGACAACGGACGACGGGGGAGAGATGACCACCCACCGCACCACGGGAAACGCGACCGGAACCGAGGGCGGGACCGGCGCGGAGGCGGCCGGACCCGGGAAGGTTCCCGCGCCCACGGCCCCGGAGCGTGCCCGGCTGGCGGCACGAGGAGTGACGGTCGGATACGGCGGACGCGTGGTCATCGACGACCTCGACGTGTCGATCCCGTCCGGGGTGGTCACCACGATCATCGGCCCCAACGGCTGCGGGAAGTCGACCCTGTTGCGCACCCTGACCCGGTTGCTCAGACCGACGAGCGGCACGGTCGTCCTGGACGGCGAGGACATCGCCCGGCTCCGGACCCGGGACGTGGCGAAGAAGCTGGGACTCCTTCCGCAGGCGCCCGTCGCCCCCGAAGGGCTGACCGTGGCCGACCTGGTCGCCCGGGGGCGCCATCCGCACCAGAGCTGGTTGCGGCAGTGGTCCTCCGACGACGCAGCCGTGGTGGCGCGCGCGCTGGCGCTGACCGGGGTGTCCGAACTCGCCGACCGTCCGGTGGATTCGCTCTCCGGCGGGCAGCGGCAACGCGTCTGGATATCGATGACCCTGGCCCAGGGCACCGATCTGCTGCTGCTGGACGAGCCGACCACCTACCTGGACCTGGCGCACGCCATCGACGTGCTCGACCTCGTGGACGATCTGCACGAGTCCGGCCGCACGGTCGTCATGGTGCTCCACGACCTCAATCTGGCGACGCGTTACAGCGACAATCTCATCGTGATGCGGGACGGGGCGATCCTGGCGCAGGGGCACCCGCGCGAGGTGATCACCACCGGTCTGCTGCGCGAGGCGTTCGGGCTGCGGGCCGAGGTGATCGAGGATCCGGTGGGCGACCGGCCCCTCATCGTGCCCATCGGTCGCACGCATGTCCGGTCCAACTAG
- a CDS encoding iron-siderophore ABC transporter substrate-binding protein, which translates to MLLQRTTGTKSWRRVAAILSATALGVGLLAGCGGSDEPDAKAGDSASAAATGAFPVTVEHAFGTTEITEAPQRVVSVGYTDDQAILALGIKPVGMVDQYPNPAGTSPDINTQWPWVKDKWGDTRPEVIMSNGDAGPNYEKIAALRPDLIIAVYSEIDQAAYDKLSKIAPTVGRTKAEKEPFSAPWQDNAVHIAKALGKETEGQALVKGISDKLDAAAAAHPEFAKETAVALSWYEGSVAPFATTDVRGRLITGIGYKGATEVDKAAGGKFYTQLSPERIDVVDVDRIFVINDKADQDALKKFDLFGNLSAVKNGKVSYLLDSEGPAVGAAMSQGTLLSLPYAIDELVKSVEQ; encoded by the coding sequence ATGCTCCTCCAGAGAACGACGGGTACGAAGTCCTGGCGGCGGGTGGCGGCGATCCTGTCCGCCACGGCCCTCGGCGTGGGTCTTCTCGCCGGATGCGGCGGCTCCGACGAGCCGGACGCGAAGGCGGGCGACAGTGCGTCGGCCGCCGCGACCGGCGCGTTCCCGGTCACCGTGGAGCACGCCTTCGGGACCACGGAGATCACCGAGGCTCCCCAGCGGGTCGTCTCCGTCGGCTACACGGACGACCAGGCCATCCTGGCGCTCGGCATCAAGCCGGTCGGCATGGTCGACCAGTACCCGAACCCCGCGGGCACCTCCCCCGACATCAACACCCAGTGGCCCTGGGTGAAGGACAAGTGGGGCGACACCCGTCCCGAGGTCATCATGAGCAACGGTGACGCGGGCCCCAACTACGAGAAGATCGCGGCCCTGCGGCCCGACCTCATCATCGCGGTCTACTCCGAGATCGACCAGGCCGCCTACGACAAGCTCTCCAAGATCGCGCCGACGGTGGGCCGTACCAAGGCCGAGAAGGAGCCGTTCAGCGCTCCGTGGCAGGACAACGCCGTGCACATCGCCAAGGCGCTCGGCAAGGAGACCGAGGGCCAGGCGCTGGTGAAGGGCATTTCGGACAAGCTCGACGCCGCGGCCGCCGCACACCCCGAGTTCGCGAAGGAGACCGCCGTGGCGCTCTCCTGGTACGAGGGCTCGGTCGCACCGTTCGCCACCACCGACGTGCGCGGACGGCTCATCACCGGCATCGGCTACAAGGGTGCGACGGAGGTCGACAAGGCCGCAGGCGGCAAGTTCTACACCCAGTTGTCGCCCGAGCGCATCGACGTCGTCGACGTCGACCGTATCTTCGTCATCAACGACAAGGCCGACCAGGACGCGCTGAAGAAGTTCGACCTCTTCGGCAATCTCTCCGCGGTGAAGAACGGCAAGGTCTCGTACCTGCTGGACAGCGAAGGCCCGGCAGTCGGCGCGGCCATGTCCCAGGGCACCCTGCTCTCCCTGCCGTACGCCATCGACGAGCTCGTCAAGTCGGTCGAGCAGTGA
- a CDS encoding ABC transporter ATP-binding protein, with protein sequence MSATETRPAPATLRTAGGGEATRWLLAHCRQVPLLTAATVLTTVAGAVLQVLPVLLLGRVVDGVVDGEPRSVLVTIGALMGAAALLGAVAAAGSTYLIGRLGADLLARLREGAVRAVLGMPSARIEQVGRGDVLSRVGDDVAQISKGIRSAVPTVFTAGVLVVIATAAMFGLDWRLGLAGAGALPAYAFALRWYLPRSAPLYQKQRAAQADRAQALISGLNGIDTVRAYRLEGAVREKVTGESWRVRELGVEVFRFFGRFVGRENRAEFIGLVLILLVGYALLENDAATLGEVASAPLMFHRLFTPLGSIMFTFDEAQKSGASLTRLVGVLSEQADGRLVGDTEVAPAKAVPHPVTVEGLTFAYPDTEEPVLRDVTLKIPAGGSLALVGATGAGKSTLAALIAGIGTPQSGSVSIGPTDLADLDEAGARALVSILTQETHVFSGPLADDLRLAAPPATDAELTDALRTVGAKDWLDALPDGLYTQVGEGGERLDGTKVAQIALARLMLGRAPVVVLDESTAEAGSEGAAELERAVLAACAGRTTLFVAHRLTQAMAADRIAVLDAGRVVEQGTHRELVALDGRYARLWRAWREGS encoded by the coding sequence GTGAGCGCCACGGAGACCCGCCCCGCCCCCGCGACCCTGCGCACGGCGGGCGGGGGAGAAGCTACCCGGTGGCTCCTGGCGCACTGCCGGCAGGTACCCCTGCTGACCGCCGCCACGGTGCTCACCACGGTGGCCGGAGCGGTCCTCCAGGTGCTTCCGGTACTCCTGCTCGGCCGGGTGGTCGACGGGGTGGTCGACGGCGAGCCGCGTTCGGTCCTGGTCACGATCGGGGCCCTGATGGGGGCTGCCGCGCTGCTCGGCGCGGTGGCCGCCGCCGGATCCACCTATCTCATCGGACGCCTCGGTGCCGATCTCCTCGCACGACTGCGCGAGGGTGCGGTCCGCGCGGTGCTGGGCATGCCGAGCGCCCGTATCGAGCAGGTCGGCCGCGGAGACGTGCTCTCCCGGGTCGGCGACGACGTCGCCCAGATCTCCAAGGGCATCCGCTCCGCCGTCCCGACGGTGTTCACGGCCGGGGTGCTGGTCGTCATCGCGACGGCCGCCATGTTCGGACTGGACTGGCGGCTCGGTCTCGCCGGAGCCGGCGCCCTGCCCGCCTACGCGTTCGCGCTGCGCTGGTACCTCCCCAGGTCCGCGCCGCTCTACCAGAAGCAGCGGGCCGCCCAGGCGGACCGCGCCCAGGCGCTGATCAGCGGCCTGAACGGCATCGACACCGTCCGGGCGTACCGCCTGGAGGGTGCCGTACGCGAGAAGGTCACCGGCGAGTCGTGGCGGGTACGCGAACTCGGCGTCGAGGTCTTCCGGTTCTTCGGCCGGTTCGTCGGCCGGGAGAACCGTGCCGAGTTCATCGGCCTGGTCCTGATCCTCCTGGTCGGCTACGCCCTGCTGGAGAACGACGCCGCGACCCTCGGCGAGGTGGCGTCCGCCCCACTGATGTTCCACCGGCTCTTCACCCCGCTCGGCTCCATCATGTTCACCTTCGACGAGGCGCAGAAGTCGGGCGCCAGCCTGACCCGGCTCGTCGGGGTGCTGAGCGAGCAGGCCGACGGCCGACTGGTCGGCGACACCGAGGTCGCCCCGGCGAAGGCCGTGCCGCACCCGGTGACGGTGGAGGGGCTGACGTTCGCGTACCCCGACACCGAGGAGCCCGTCCTGCGGGACGTGACCCTGAAGATCCCGGCCGGCGGCTCGCTCGCCCTGGTCGGGGCGACCGGCGCGGGCAAATCGACACTGGCCGCGCTGATCGCCGGCATCGGCACCCCGCAGTCCGGCTCCGTGTCGATCGGACCGACCGATCTCGCCGACCTGGACGAGGCCGGGGCCCGGGCCCTGGTGAGCATCCTGACGCAGGAGACGCACGTCTTCTCCGGGCCGCTCGCCGACGACCTGCGGCTGGCCGCCCCGCCCGCCACCGACGCCGAACTGACCGACGCGCTGCGCACGGTCGGCGCGAAGGACTGGCTCGACGCCCTGCCGGACGGGCTGTACACCCAGGTCGGGGAGGGCGGCGAACGGCTGGACGGCACCAAGGTCGCCCAGATCGCCCTGGCGCGGTTGATGCTGGGTCGCGCACCCGTGGTGGTGCTCGACGAGTCGACCGCCGAGGCGGGCAGCGAAGGCGCCGCAGAGCTGGAGCGCGCCGTGCTCGCCGCCTGCGCGGGCCGGACCACCCTGTTCGTCGCCCACCGGCTCACCCAGGCGATGGCGGCGGACCGGATCGCCGTGCTGGACGCCGGGCGCGTGGTCGAGCAGGGCACCCACCGGGAACTGGTCGCCCTGGACGGCCGGTACGCACGCCTGTGGCGGGCCTGGCGCGAAGGAAGTTAG